The following proteins come from a genomic window of Coregonus clupeaformis isolate EN_2021a chromosome 2, ASM2061545v1, whole genome shotgun sequence:
- the LOC121586126 gene encoding teneurin-2-like gives MDLKDRRGQQQHQQRSLTRARCGKDPQYIASSLDTEECRVPTQKSYSSSETLKAFDHHDQRLVYGGCTVADLVHHKADEYNRQGGCLDQASMRSGWFLPMCLDWASMDGYGCSPCTEHA, from the coding sequence ATGGATCTAAAGGACCGTCGGGggcagcagcagcaccagcagcgctCCCTGACCAGGGCTCGGTGTGGTAAAGACCCCCAGTACATCGCATCTTCCCTGGACACAGAGGAGTGCCGCGTGCCCACCCAGAAGTCCTACAGCTCCAGTGAGACACTCAAGGCCTTCGACCACCACGACCAGAGGCTGGTCTACGGGGGCTGCACTGTGGCTGATCTAGTGCACCACAAGGCGGATGAGTACAACAGGCAAGGTGGGTGtctggaccaggcctccatgagGTCTGGATGGTTCCTCCCCATGTGTCTGGACTGGGCCTCCATGGATGGGTATGGTTGCTCCCCATGTACCGAACATGCATAG